The following proteins come from a genomic window of Acipenser ruthenus chromosome 44, fAciRut3.2 maternal haplotype, whole genome shotgun sequence:
- the LOC131709662 gene encoding interferon-induced very large GTPase 1-like — MDNRIAGVALKTADPLAVLRKQKATLIAVLITDPSHVLQHAHSKELIPDRTYFKIKEKEDPSEKIVDLVDYIISSSSDKAQEFLDLLSSLRRDYPNLPVELESSPSPIPDSPGGNARVQTGSPKKDSEESSQSAGSGDAVPQNQTRKATPTGEGLQELLLQLGLERNLTLSAVLEIGTESVTEEPIRSLTDLPRGFLKTLMMMSVKARSTRRRAPKLDVKSSSSSFNIDDIIGGNRGDLINPLDLITALFLCANSFLQQELMSKMSLCQFAVPLLLPDCSTNQCTLMLWAMRDIVKKWRPHSLAETGGFVEENIVRTAMPMISFVRLGDCSLSKSQILNQVLSNPQQHHDFFIHRDMECGDVARRISDGIVEISWYLPCGKNSLDIFPEAVSIANLRGDVSSFPTQLCFLKQSSCAVFVFFSNLGEEEYKLLASFATVKDRLFLVFNSQGKPQQETLKHMDKLKSELQLEKRQFLVKNRQIDDGQLTKNLRSAMKIIAQQRPHKITIEGMSGMAEELKIAVDEESPECQVGKKLAEEITAKIDNVLQFKKKQLPLQGEDWKKLSELEKEQCRLRKAGDQPIEEYQRQLQREKEELQEKQNKHGITEAMSCFISAISRPNKLERSFFLKWMRLKLDDIARENLSDLRDQYKEQCGAGQVTGDKKKNTKLDQLISNSSLGVENFMREIGQIYEAACSLPDDPESHQQFKTLPSIVADLLLDGFPLELVDGDASNIPVRWVTDVLNEFHRKVQHKSRVLVVTVLGVQSTGKTTLLNTMFGVQFAVSSGRCMRGAFMLLIQVKENLKEELNCDFILLIDAGLKFLENSYEHNNELATLVTGLSDIVIMENSTEIEDILQIMVHAFLRMEKMEKKPTLHFVHQDARAVLPRDRNTSERKKTLLQMNETTQAAAMMENINLNIKFSDVMEYNADSNNWYIPGLWNGSPPMAPVNTGYSETVYRFKKTLIQVLTSKEQKPPAPIPEFLEWLGSLWKAVKYENFSFRFRNIRVAEAYSNLCVEYDKWEWDFQKHMYNWLGNDETRITQIIRHSQNLDACFSNIKANASKELRSQEEKMLEKLTEYYVKGGRHVKLVESYRAAFENRIKTLGTKIENSLTNQCMTEVHFQKAIKQVHDINGKYKAALEERVSQLLQDCREINEDLSDEQLTNKFEKMWEGAVSALKFRGVEKRDVVSNVFNQLMKQLERHRGAARMALNEVSDLTKCGVTQFNSTEKHFEPAWINKQKRFFNMFVMSSKQEANQMAQSLLEQFKQFISVQNGKKPIDYHDTYATKLLEMIDLKLKASQMLKTNAQFEVDLKLHICGFAAREFQQMHEDYMENKDPWMQLEKFRPQYCSDFIDLYHEKDLSLNKAEEFTERCLKPGVRKYVRKSLGMFIAGETVNSVRSVKYSNRSFFQHDILKQLLVENNCKNYVAYIRNYKDFVKSKMFDFVLLRFSKNVVSDFEAKNLETITDKIQAAVEKEKQEENKTTTTFIQNVCVGLSQDFVISIDDLGLKLFLDKADTNKFGEYLQKFVNDMKASLCVEFSKESDLKEKLNSLPFSLQDELFGIMFGCGKQCPFCGVPCEAGLKYHREHHALVHRPLALSGNKMDPDKPTCTSLVKSERTFQNSDTDWKTHPYKDYRRFYPDWNIASEPSIEPSDYWKYVLVTFNKEFANEYGENPADIPAEWKDVTQEQAMKSLNEVFNSKYIT; from the exons ATG GATAACAGGATCGCCGGTGTGGCGCTAAAGACCGCTGACCCCTTGGCTGTTCTTCGGAAGCAGAAGGCCACGCTCATTGCAGTCCTGATCACTGACCCGAGCCACGTCCTGCAGCACGCCCACTCGAAAGAGCTCATCCCTGATCGGACGTACTTCAAAATCAAGGAAAAGGAAGACCCCTCTGAGAAGATTGTGGACCTCGTGGACTACATtatcagcagcagcagtgacaagGCTCAGGAGTTCTTGGATTTGCTCAGTAGTCTCCGCAGGGATTATCCCAATTTACCTGTGGAACTCGAAAGCTCTCCCTCCCCCATCCCTGACTCACCGG GTGGCAATGCGAGGGTTCAGACGGGGAGCCCCAAAAAGGACTCTGAAGAAAGCAGCCAATCAGCCGGCTCAGGGGACGCCGTTCCCCAAAATCAAACACGCAAAGCCACACCCACAG GAGAAGGTCTACAGGAATTGCTGTTGCAATTAGGACTGGAAAGAAACCTCACTTTAAGCGCAGTCCTTGAGATTGGCACAGAGAGTGTAACAGAAGAACCGATCCGGTCTCTAACAGATCTGCCTCGGGGTTTTCTGAAAACCCTGATGATGATGAGTGTGAAAGCAAGAAGTACCAGACGTCGAGCTCCTAAACTAGACGTGaaatcatcatcatcttcttttaatattgatgataTTATAGGTGGCAATCGTGGTGACCTAATCAATCCGCTGGATCTCATCACAGCGCTCTTTCTGTGCGCCAACAGCTTCCTGCAGCAGGAACTGATGTCAAAAATGTCGCTGTGCCAGTTTGCTGTACCTCTCTTGCTCCCTGACTGTAGCACCAATCAGTGTACATTAATGCTGTGGGCCATGCGAGACATTGTGAAGAAGTGGAGGCCCCACTCACTAGCAGAGACGGGAGGGTTTGTGGAAGAGAATATAGTCCGCACTGCCATGCCAATGATCTCTTTTGTCAGGCTGGGCGACTGCAGTCTGTCCAAATCACAGATTCTGAATCAGGTTCTCAGTAACCCCCAGCAGCACCATGATTTCTTCATCCATCGTGATATGGAGTGTGGGGATGTTGCTCGGAGAATTTCAGATGGTATAGTTGAGATCAGCTGGTACCTTCCTTGTGGAAAAAATAGTTTAGACATCTTTCCTGAAGCAGTATCCATTGCTAACCTTCGTGGAGACGTTAGTTCCTTTCCAACGCAGTTATGTTTTCTAAAACAATCATCATGCGCGGTCTTTGTATTCTTCAGTAACCTTGGAGAAGAGGAGTACAAGTTACTGGCCTCCTTTGCAACTGTGAAAGACAGACTGTTTTTGGTTTTTAACTCTCAGGGTAAACCACAGCAGGAAACCCTGAAACACATGGACAAATTGAAATCAGAGTTACAGTTAGAAAAAAGACAGTTCTTGGTTAAGAACAGACAGATCGATGACGGTCAGTTAACGAAGAACCTGCGCTCCGCAATGAAAATAATCGCACAGCAGAGGCCACACAAAATTACAATAGAAGGCATGTCTGGCATGGCAGAGGAATTGAAGATTGCTGTAGATGAAGAGAGCCCCGAATGTCAGGTTGGAAAGAAACTCGCAGAAGAGATCACTGCCAAAATAGACAACGTTCTGCAATTTAAGAAGAAACAGCTACCATTGCAAGGTGAAGACTGGAAGAAACTGTCCGAGTTAGAGAAAGAGCAGTGCAGGCTGCGAAAGGCAGGAGACCAGCCTATTGAAGAGTATCAGCGCCAGCTCcaaagagaaaaagaggaactgcaagaaaaacaaaacaagcatggTATAACTGAAGCAATGAGCTGTTTCATATCTGCCATATCGCGCCCAAACAAACTAGAGAGGTCCTTTTTTCTCAAGTGGATGAGGCTGAAATTGGATGATATAGCACGAGAAAACCTTTCTGATCTCCGTGATCAATACAAAGAACAATGTGGTGCGGGTCAGGTAACTggagacaaaaagaaaaatactaaGTTGGATCAGCTGATATCAAACAGCTCTTTAGGAGTTGAGAATTTCATGCGTGAAATCGGACAGATTTATGAAGCAGCGTGCTCCCTTCCCGACGACCCTGAATCTCATCAGCAATTTAAAACGCTTCCCAGCATTGTGGCTGATCTGCTGTTGGACGGCTTCCCTCTTGAGCTGGTGGATGGAGATGCATCAAATATCCCTGTAAGGTGGGTGACTGATGTTCTAAATGAGTTCCACAGGAAAGTCCAACACAAGAGCAGGGTGCTGGTTGTAACAGTGTTGGGAGTCCAAAGCACTGGGAAGACTACCCTCCTCAACACAATGTTCGGGGTTCAGTTTGCAGTTAGCAGTGGCAGATGCATGAGAGGAGCCTTCATGCTGTTAATCCAAGTCAAAGAGAATCTCAAAGAAGAGCTGAACTGTGATTTCATTCTGTTAATTGACGCAGGTCTAAAATTCCTAGAAAACAGTTACGAACATAATAACGAGCTTGCAACTCTGGTGACTGGGCTGAGTGATATTGTTATAATGGAAAACTCCACAGAGATAGAAGATATTCTGCAAATAATGGTACACGCCTTTCTTAGAATGGAGAAAATGGAGAAGAAACCAACACTGCACTTTGTGCACCAGGATGCAAGGGCTGTGTTACCCCGTGACAGAAACACCAGCGAGAGGAAAAAGACTCTGCTGCAGATGAACGAAACGACACAAGCAGCTGCCATGATGGAAAACATCAATCTCAACATAAAATTCAGTGATGTTATGGAGTACAACGCAGATAGTAATAACTGGTACATCCCTGGACTGTGGAACGGTAGCCCACCAATGGCACCAGTGAACACCGGCTACAGTGAAACTGTGTACAGGTTCAAGAAGACCTTGATCCAAGTCCTGACATCCAAAGAACAGAAACCTCCTGCACCAATCCCAGAGTTCCTTGAGTGGCTGGGGAGTTTGTGGAAAGCCGTTAAATACGAGAACTTCAGCTTTAGATTCAGAAATATTCGAGTGGCTGAGGCTTACAGTAATCTGTGTGTTGAATACGATAAATGGGAGTGGGACTTCCAAAAGCACATGTACAACTGGCTGGGGAACGATGAGACAAGGATTACTCAAATCATCAGGCATTCGCAAAACCTCGACGCCTGTTTCAGCAATATTAAAGCCAACGCTTCGAAAGAACTGAGATCTCAAGAAGAGAAAATGCTGGAGAAGTTGACCGAATATTACGTTAAAGGCGGCAGGCATGTTAAGCTGGTAGAAAGCTACAGAGCAGCCTTTGAGAACAGGATTAAAACTCTCGGGACTAAAATCGAAAACTCTTTGACCAACCAGTGCATGACAGAGGTACATTTTCAAAAAGCAATTAAGCAGGTGCATGACATCAATGGAAAATATAAAGCAGCATTAGAAGAAAGAGTATCGCAACTTCTCCAGGACTGCCGGGAAATAAATGAAGATTTATCCGATGAGCAGCTGACGAACAAATTTGAAAAGATGTGGGAAGGCGCAGTGTCCGCACTGAAGTTTCGAGGTGTAGAGAAGAGAGACGTTGTATCAAACGTCTTTAACCAACTGATGAAACAATTAGAAAGACACAGAGGTGCAGCAAGGATGGCGTTAAATGAGGTCAGCGACTTGACCAAATGCGGAGTAACGCAATTTAACTCAACTGAGAAACACTTTGAACCCGcttggataaataaacaaaaacgcttCTTTAATATGTTCGTCATGTCCTCCAAACAGGAAGCAAACCAGATGGCACAATCCCTGCTAGAACAGTTCAAACAGTTCATTTCGGTCCAAAACGGCAAGAAACCTATTGACTACCACGACACCTACGCCACAAAGCTCCTGGAAATGATAGACTTGAAGCTGAAGGCAAGTCAGATGCTAAAGACCAACGCCCAGTTTGAAGTTGATCTGAAGCTACACATCTGTGGGTTTGCTGCCAGGGAGTTCCAACAGATGCACGAAGATTACATGGAAAATAAAGACCCCTGGATGCAACTGGAAAAGTTCAGACCGCAGTACTGTTCTGACTTCATAGATCTTTATCATGAGAAAGATCTGAGCCTAAATAAGGCTGAAGAATTCACTGAGCGCTGCCTCAAGCCTGGAGTAAGGAAGTATGTCAGAAAATCCCTTGGGATGTTTATAGCAGGCGAAACTGTCAATTCCGTACGCTCTGTGAAATACAGCAACCGGTCATTTTTCCAGCATGACATTTTGAAACAGTTGCTGGTTGAAAACAACTGTAAAAACTATGTGGCTTATATCAGAAACTACAAAGATTTTGTCAAGAGTAAGATGTTTGATTTTGTCCTATTGCGTTTTTCAAAAAACGTCGTCTCCGATTTCGAAGCGAAGAACCTTGAGACAATAACGGACAAAATACAGGCAGCGGttgaaaaagaaaagcaagaGGAGAATAAAACCACGACGACGTTCATTCAAAACGTCTGCGTGGGCCTGAGCCAGGATTTTGTGATCTCCATAGACGACCTCGGACTGAAACTTTTCCTGGACAAAGCAGACACTAATAAATTCGGCGAATATCTTCAGAAGTTTGTAAATGACATGAAGGCCTCTCTGTGCGTCGAATTTTCTAAAGAGAGCGATCTCAAGGAGAAACTCAACAGCCTGCCTTTCAGTTTGCAGGATGAGCTGTTTGGTATCATGTTTggttgtggaaagcagtgtcCGTTCTGTGGGGTCCCCTGCGAGGCTGGATTAAAATACCACAGAGAGCACCACGCATTGGTGCACCGACCACTGGCACTGAGTGGGAATAAAATGGATCCTGACAAACCAACATGCACGTCGCTTGTAAAAAGTGAGAGAACGTTTCAGAACAGCGACACGGATTGGAAGACTCATCCCTACAAAGACTATCGGAGATTCTACCCCGACTGGAACATTGCCTCCGAACCCAGCATCGAACCCTCCGACTACTGGAAGTACGTGCtcgtcacatttaataaagagtTTGCAAACGAGTACGGAGAAAACCCTGCTGACATCCCTGCAGAATGGAAAGACGTGACCCAAGAGCAAGCGATGAAGAGCCTAAATGAGGTGTTTAACTCAAAATACATCACCTAG
- the prodh2 gene encoding hydroxyproline dehydrogenase yields MRWLLSSSLRRASPLSSSPGFVRMLCADPATTPSFDDGRAFRLKRTSEIVRALTVFRLCSVPVLVTHCDKLLSFSRSLLGPRLFSLLMRATAYGQFVAGETVLEIRVAMDKLSMMGMRPMLAVPIEEDLGENREGEQQYDENLAAMLDCVRISKSGAKTTSPMMQLKVTALLSAELCKRIAVLLSHPGLSEQFSLTRLLHSMEGQEVRFSGLSDGEAGHFLCGLRRLHRVGEYAKCQEVRVLVDAEYTYINPALTLVTMAMMKKFNQSEPWIWNTYQCYLKDSFSLLSADLSVAVRERFCFGVKLVRGAYMDKERKLANEQSYPDPIHQSWESTNHSYHQSLDMMLDLIAKDSKQYSIIIASHNEDSVKHAMKRMQELGIPKDGACVCFGQLLGMCDHVSLTLGQEGYAIYKSIPYGSIDSVLPYLVRRAQENRTVLLGIRKERELLRRELWRRVLRRSSGPAGGTL; encoded by the exons ATGCGCtggctcctctcctcctctctcaggagAGCCTCGCCTCTCTCCTCCTCGCCCGGATTTGTCAGAATGCTGTGCGCTGACCCCGCGACGACCCCAAGCTTTGACGATGGCCGCGCGTTTCGTCTGAAGCGGACGAGTGAGATCGTGAGAGCGCTGACTGTCTTCAGACTGTGCTCCGTCCCTGTGCTCGTCACACACTGCGACAAG ctcCTCTCGTTCTCTCGTTCGCTCCTCGGGCCCCGTCTCTTCTCCCTCCTCATGAGGGCGACAGCGTATGGACAGTTCGTTGCCGGGGAGACGGTCCTAGAGATCCGCGTTGCCATGGACAAGCTGAGCATGATGGGAATGAGGCCCATGCTGGCCGTGCCGATCGAGGAGGACCTTGgagagaacagggaggg GGAGCAGCAGTACGATGAGAATCTGGCAGCCATGTTGGATTGTGTGCGGATCTCCAAGAGCGGTGCAAAGACTACATCTCCCATGATGCAACTCAAAGTGACAGCCCTGCTGAGCGCTGagctgtgt AAGCGAATCGCAGTCCTGCTCTCGCACCCGGGTCTCTCGGAGCAGTTCTCTCTGACGCGTCTGCTGCACTCCATGGAGGGACAGGAAGTGAGGTTCTCAGGGCTGAGTGACGGCGAGGCGGGTCACTTTTTGTGTGGGCTGAGGAGGCTTCACCGTGTaggagag TACGCTAAGTGTCAAGAGGTTCGAGTTCTGGTCGATGCCGAATACACCTACATAAACCCCGCCCTCACACTCGTAACCATGGCGATGATGAAGAAGTTTAACCAATCAGAGCCCTGGATTTGGAACACTTATCAGTGCTATTTAAAG gACTCGTTCTCGCTCCTCTCTGCTGATCTCTCTGTCGCGGTTCGAGAGCGGTTCTGTTTCGGGGTGAAGCTGGTTCGGGGCGCATACATGGACAAGGAGAGGAAGCTGGCCAATGAGCAGAGCTACCCCGACCCCATCCACCAATCATGGGAGAGCACCAATCACAG CTATCACCAGTCCCTGGATATGATGCTGGATTTGATAGCGAAGGACAGTAAGCAATACAGCATCATCATCGCGAGCCACAACGAGGACTCCGTCAAACACGCCATGAAAAG GATGCAGGAGTTGGGAATCCCCAAGGACGGTGCGTGTGTTTGTTTCGGACAGCTCCTGGGAATGTGTGACCACGTCTCGTTAACCCTCG gtcagGAGGGCTACGCTATCTACAAGTCCATCCCGTATGGCTCCATCGACTCCGTGCTCCCCTACCTCGTTCGGAGGGCACAGGAGAACCGCACGGTGTTGCTGGGGATCAGGAAAGAGAGGGAGCTGCTCCGGAGAGAGCTCTGGAGAAGAGTGCTGAGACGCAGCTCGGGGCCCGCTGGAGGAACACTATAG